From Gordonia crocea, the proteins below share one genomic window:
- the cydB gene encoding cytochrome d ubiquinol oxidase subunit II, with protein sequence MGLPEFWFILIAVLFTGYFVLEGFDFGVGMLMGLIGRGDDNKRRAILNTIGPVWDGNEVWLLTAGGAMFAAFGGWYATMFTAFYIPLLIILVALIVRVCAIEWRGKINDGQWRRVWDWCIAIGSWIPALLWGVAFANVVRGLPIDADAQFTGSFWGLLNPYALLGGLTTLLVFLTHGAVFLALKTADGLREEATAWAARLSVVMTVVAAAFLLWTQLAHGKSWTWVPVLIAAVAAIATIGFTWTKREGWAFGATSIAIIMTIVTLFGCLYPAVLPSTTDPAYSLTIANTSSSHYTLVIMTWAAVLITPVVLLYQGWSYWVFRKRISADAIPPSIGLASLRG encoded by the coding sequence ATGGGATTGCCCGAGTTCTGGTTCATTCTTATCGCGGTGCTGTTCACCGGCTACTTCGTGCTCGAGGGGTTCGACTTCGGCGTCGGAATGCTGATGGGCCTGATCGGCCGCGGCGACGACAACAAGCGCCGTGCCATCCTCAACACGATCGGCCCGGTGTGGGACGGCAACGAGGTGTGGCTGCTGACCGCCGGCGGCGCGATGTTCGCCGCCTTCGGCGGCTGGTACGCGACGATGTTCACCGCGTTCTACATCCCGCTGCTGATCATCCTGGTGGCCCTCATCGTGCGCGTGTGTGCGATCGAGTGGCGCGGCAAGATCAACGACGGACAGTGGCGCCGCGTGTGGGACTGGTGCATCGCCATCGGTTCCTGGATCCCTGCGCTGTTGTGGGGCGTCGCCTTCGCCAACGTGGTGCGCGGCCTGCCGATCGATGCCGACGCACAGTTCACCGGGTCGTTCTGGGGTCTGCTGAACCCGTATGCGCTCCTCGGCGGCCTGACGACGCTGCTGGTCTTCCTCACCCACGGTGCCGTCTTCCTGGCGCTGAAGACCGCCGACGGCCTGCGCGAAGAGGCCACCGCGTGGGCGGCGCGGCTGTCGGTGGTCATGACGGTCGTCGCCGCGGCATTCCTGCTGTGGACGCAGCTCGCGCACGGCAAGTCGTGGACGTGGGTGCCGGTCCTCATCGCCGCCGTCGCGGCCATTGCGACCATCGGCTTCACCTGGACCAAGCGCGAGGGCTGGGCCTTCGGCGCCACGTCCATCGCGATCATCATGACGATCGTGACGCTCTTCGGGTGCCTGTACCCGGCGGTCCTGCCGTCGACGACCGATCCGGCCTACAGCCTGACCATCGCGAACACGTCGTCGAGCCACTACACGCTCGTCATCATGACCTGGGCCGCGGTGCTCATCACCCCGGTCGTCCTGCTCTACCAGGGCTGGTCGTACTGGGTGTTCCGCAAGCGGATCTCCGCTGACGCCATCCCGCCGTCCATCGGCCTGGCGTCGCTGCGGGGGTGA
- the cydD gene encoding thiol reductant ABC exporter subunit CydD, with the protein MSTTSRAPLDPRLLRLSPSARRYLAVTVGAGLVTTVAVIVVAYAAASILAGLVTDPPRSGMADALGGYRWHLVLLVAGFAVQVITTYASQRYAQRAASSVIGEVRGDVLDALTDPARTDARQVVAVRDRASTVLLRGLDALGPYLSGYVPSLILAATLTPIVIAVIATADLVSAALIVATIPLIPIFGILIGLMTRDRTQAKLDATARQQSMLLDLASGLPTLRALHRAQGAAKQVEDLGTSWRRSTMSTLRVAFLSGAWLELMATLSVALVAVSIGLRLVYGEMSLFAGVFALILAPEAYRPLRQVGAAFHDSADGVAATSEAFGLLEHTDDDGADERRGAGAPVSLAGAVIGFVGLGVRSRDGWAPRGLDAECAPGAVTVFAGPNGSGKSTALAALLGLVRLDEGAVVVADRVLPRAQRAACQPQIAWLPQHPAIVPGTIAENLDLYGRLDPAALAAAASATGWDRVAAERFAGDPGGNGQGADDQAAAGLSTGQQQRLALTRTLARDVPVVILDEPTAHLDAQARARVIDAVVARARAGATVIVAAHHPEWFAVADRVVDVAAVAP; encoded by the coding sequence GTGAGCACGACCAGTCGGGCCCCGCTCGACCCGCGACTGCTGCGCCTGTCGCCGTCGGCCCGGCGCTATCTGGCGGTGACGGTGGGGGCGGGCCTGGTCACGACGGTGGCCGTCATCGTCGTGGCGTATGCGGCGGCCTCGATCCTCGCCGGGCTGGTGACCGATCCGCCGCGGTCCGGGATGGCCGACGCCCTGGGCGGGTACCGGTGGCACCTGGTGCTACTGGTCGCCGGGTTTGCGGTCCAGGTGATCACCACCTACGCCTCGCAGCGGTATGCGCAGCGGGCCGCATCGTCGGTGATCGGGGAGGTGCGCGGCGACGTGCTCGACGCCCTCACCGATCCGGCTCGGACCGATGCCCGACAGGTGGTGGCGGTGCGCGACCGCGCGTCGACGGTGCTGTTGCGCGGCCTCGACGCCTTGGGGCCCTACCTGTCGGGCTACGTGCCGTCACTCATCCTGGCGGCCACGCTCACCCCGATCGTCATCGCCGTGATCGCCACCGCCGACCTGGTGTCGGCCGCCCTGATCGTGGCGACAATCCCGTTGATCCCCATCTTCGGGATCCTCATCGGCTTGATGACTCGCGACCGGACCCAGGCGAAGCTCGATGCCACCGCCCGCCAGCAGTCGATGCTGCTCGACCTCGCCAGCGGTCTGCCGACGCTGCGCGCGCTGCACCGGGCGCAGGGCGCCGCCAAGCAGGTGGAGGACCTCGGCACCTCCTGGCGGCGGTCGACGATGAGCACGCTGCGCGTCGCCTTCCTCTCCGGCGCGTGGCTGGAACTGATGGCGACGCTCTCGGTGGCGCTGGTGGCGGTCAGCATCGGGTTGCGGTTGGTCTACGGCGAGATGTCGTTGTTCGCCGGGGTCTTTGCGTTGATCCTGGCCCCCGAGGCCTACCGTCCGTTGCGGCAGGTCGGTGCCGCCTTCCACGATTCGGCCGACGGGGTGGCCGCAACGAGCGAGGCCTTCGGCCTGCTGGAACACACCGACGACGATGGTGCCGACGAGCGGCGCGGCGCCGGTGCCCCGGTGTCGTTGGCGGGGGCGGTGATCGGTTTCGTCGGACTCGGCGTGCGGTCGCGCGACGGATGGGCGCCCCGGGGTCTCGACGCGGAATGCGCCCCCGGCGCCGTCACCGTTTTCGCCGGACCGAACGGGTCGGGCAAGTCGACGGCGCTGGCCGCCCTGCTGGGGCTCGTGCGCCTCGACGAAGGGGCGGTCGTCGTGGCCGACCGGGTCCTGCCCCGGGCGCAACGTGCCGCCTGTCAGCCGCAGATCGCCTGGTTGCCGCAACACCCGGCGATCGTGCCGGGCACGATCGCGGAGAACCTCGACCTCTACGGCCGGTTGGACCCGGCTGCGCTGGCCGCCGCGGCCAGCGCCACCGGATGGGACCGGGTGGCCGCCGAGCGGTTCGCCGGCGATCCGGGCGGTAACGGTCAGGGCGCGGACGATCAGGCTGCGGCCGGGTTGTCGACTGGGCAGCAACAACGACTGGCGCTGACCCGGACACTCGCGCGCGACGTCCCCGTCGTCATCCTCGACGAGCCGACCGCCCACCTCGACGCCCAGGCCCGGGCCAGGGTGATCGATGCCGTGGTCGCGCGGGCCCGGGCCGGGGCGACGGTCATCGTCGCCGCGCACCATCCGGAGTGGTTCGCGGTGGCCGACCGGGTCGTCGACGTGGCGGCGGTGGCGCCATGA
- the cydC gene encoding thiol reductant ABC exporter subunit CydC produces MTGDPVWRVLRALDIRRRGMALSLAYGVGGSLSALGLAALSAWLITRAWQQPPILALSIAITAVRLLGITRGLFRYLERLAIHDVALRAMSTAREKVYLALANGNAAATVSIRRGDLLARTGADVDEIGDALVRAVLPVAVAAVTGVVAVAIMAVVAPIAAVVLAVALIAAGVAAPVLAARGAADVADAAVVGRAQVADATMLVLDHGAELAVAGRREAVLDEVATAQDRVADAADRGARLQALAAAATPLGMGLTVVAACLIAVSLASGGDPSPMRLGVLILVGLSAFDTITPLASAGVAWQHSRAAAQRVLDLVGDPVTWSQESAEAADVPRHRDPVRLVVDGLEWGWRDGAVLGGPLDAVIEPGGRIAVVGASGVGKSTLLLTLAGLLAPRSGAVVTRGLDDEDVDLAAATLYCAEDAHLFATSVRENLLVGRGDATEAEMRDALDTVGLGEWLAGLPDGLETTFDGGAAAVSGGQRRRLLLARALLNTSPVVLLDEPTEHLDAEDSADLLRAALGDLFGPTRIVVVVTHHLPEGIDADLELSPLTSSPTGP; encoded by the coding sequence ATGACCGGCGATCCCGTGTGGCGGGTGTTGCGGGCCCTGGATATCCGGCGCCGCGGGATGGCGCTGTCGCTGGCCTACGGGGTCGGCGGATCGCTGAGCGCGCTCGGCCTCGCGGCGCTGTCCGCATGGCTGATCACCCGCGCCTGGCAGCAACCGCCGATCCTCGCGCTGTCCATCGCGATCACGGCGGTGCGGCTGCTCGGCATCACCCGCGGGTTGTTCCGCTATCTGGAGCGGTTGGCGATCCACGACGTCGCCCTGCGCGCGATGTCCACCGCGCGGGAGAAGGTGTACCTGGCCCTGGCGAACGGGAATGCCGCGGCCACGGTGTCCATCCGGCGCGGCGACCTGCTCGCCCGCACGGGGGCCGATGTCGACGAGATCGGCGACGCCCTCGTGCGCGCGGTGCTGCCCGTCGCCGTCGCCGCCGTCACCGGGGTGGTCGCGGTGGCGATCATGGCCGTCGTCGCACCGATCGCCGCGGTGGTGCTGGCCGTCGCGTTGATTGCGGCCGGGGTGGCTGCGCCGGTCCTGGCGGCGCGCGGGGCGGCCGACGTCGCCGACGCCGCGGTGGTGGGCCGTGCCCAGGTGGCCGACGCGACGATGTTGGTGCTCGACCACGGTGCCGAGCTCGCCGTGGCCGGGCGCCGCGAGGCCGTGCTCGACGAGGTCGCGACGGCGCAGGACCGGGTCGCCGACGCCGCCGATCGGGGCGCACGGCTCCAAGCGCTCGCCGCCGCCGCGACCCCGCTGGGGATGGGGCTGACGGTCGTCGCGGCCTGCCTCATCGCCGTCTCGCTCGCCAGCGGCGGCGATCCGAGCCCGATGCGGCTCGGGGTGCTCATCCTGGTGGGACTCTCGGCCTTCGACACGATCACCCCGCTGGCGTCGGCCGGGGTGGCGTGGCAGCACAGCCGCGCCGCGGCACAGCGGGTGTTGGACCTCGTCGGCGATCCGGTGACCTGGTCACAGGAGTCGGCCGAGGCCGCCGATGTGCCGCGCCACCGCGACCCGGTGCGGCTCGTCGTCGACGGGCTGGAATGGGGTTGGCGCGACGGTGCGGTGTTGGGCGGCCCCCTGGATGCGGTGATCGAGCCGGGTGGGCGGATCGCCGTTGTCGGTGCGAGTGGCGTCGGGAAGTCGACGCTGCTGCTCACACTGGCCGGGTTGTTGGCACCCCGGTCGGGGGCGGTGGTCACCCGGGGCCTCGATGACGAGGACGTCGATCTGGCGGCGGCGACGCTGTACTGCGCCGAGGACGCCCATCTGTTTGCGACGTCGGTGCGGGAGAACCTGCTCGTCGGGCGCGGTGATGCGACCGAGGCGGAGATGCGCGACGCGCTGGACACGGTCGGCTTGGGGGAGTGGTTGGCCGGCTTGCCCGACGGGCTGGAGACGACGTTCGACGGTGGCGCGGCGGCGGTGTCGGGCGGTCAGCGGCGGCGGTTGTTGCTGGCGCGGGCCCTGCTCAACACCTCGCCGGTGGTCTTGCTCGACGAGCCGACCGAACACCTCGACGCCGAGGACTCCGCGGACCTGTTGCGCGCTGCGTTGGGCGATCTGTTCGGGCCGACGCGGATCGTCGTCGTGGTGACGCACCATTTGCCCGAGGGCATCGACGCCGACCTCGAGTTGTCGCCCCTGACCTCTTCGCCGACTGGGCCCTGA
- a CDS encoding FABP family protein, producing the protein MTRSGNEAIDAAAAIADTTRSRNLPTWGDLPLPADTANLREGADLNSGLLALLPMVGVWRGEGVGHGLGDDGADLSFAEQIIVSHDGQNFLNWQTRSWTINARGEFIAPLFRESGFWRISEDDSIELLVAHAEGSIELFYGKPLSQTAWEVATDALVSSATAPKLHGAKRLYGIAEDGAFAYVEERLVDGELSPRLSAKLDRYAG; encoded by the coding sequence GTGACCCGGTCGGGTAACGAGGCGATCGACGCCGCCGCTGCGATCGCCGACACCACCCGCTCACGCAATCTGCCGACGTGGGGCGATCTTCCGCTGCCTGCTGACACGGCCAACCTGCGCGAGGGCGCCGACCTCAATTCCGGTCTCCTCGCGCTCCTTCCGATGGTCGGCGTGTGGCGCGGCGAGGGTGTCGGTCATGGTCTCGGCGACGACGGGGCCGACCTGAGTTTCGCCGAGCAGATCATCGTCAGCCACGACGGCCAGAACTTCCTCAATTGGCAAACCCGGTCGTGGACGATCAACGCCCGCGGCGAGTTCATCGCCCCGTTGTTCCGCGAAAGCGGATTCTGGCGCATCAGCGAGGACGACTCGATCGAACTCCTCGTCGCACATGCGGAAGGCTCGATCGAACTCTTCTACGGGAAGCCGCTCTCGCAGACCGCGTGGGAAGTCGCCACCGATGCACTCGTGAGTTCGGCGACCGCGCCCAAGCTCCACGGCGCCAAGCGCCTCTACGGAATCGCCGAGGACGGCGCTTTCGCCTACGTGGAAGAACGACTCGTCGACGGGGAGCTCTCCCCTCGACTGTCTGCCAAGCTCGACCGCTACGCCGGCTAG
- the zapE gene encoding cell division protein ZapE: MRSLRRRQRPTVTADALIAVVERSGFSPDPAQRAACAALAEDRNTYLVGPAGRGKTALLDAYVASLPAGTAVRAHWHEFIRDLHVLIGAHGGLDPALEAFLGSAAVLCFDELHVDDPADGIFLRELIERVGTRGIRLVVTSNDTPDALMPNPLFHETFLPTIEFIKHTCSVVELDSGIDYRSLSTHRIGFDTGRWLCPPPGPPHRPTRTVTVGSRSLPAWAADDNHLGVGFDDICGRPLGATDYLALARSHRTWTISDVPDLTEADREAAQRFVHLVDVLYDQAVPTTITSTVPRERFARAGRLPTGAARMRSRLSTLR, encoded by the coding sequence ATGCGCAGCCTCCGCCGCCGTCAACGGCCCACCGTCACCGCCGACGCGCTGATCGCCGTCGTGGAACGCTCCGGATTCTCGCCCGACCCTGCCCAGCGCGCGGCCTGCGCCGCGCTCGCCGAGGACCGCAACACCTACCTCGTCGGCCCCGCCGGGCGCGGCAAGACGGCGCTGCTCGACGCCTATGTCGCCTCACTCCCAGCGGGCACCGCCGTCCGCGCCCATTGGCACGAGTTCATCCGCGACCTCCATGTACTGATCGGCGCCCATGGTGGACTCGACCCCGCGCTCGAGGCATTCCTCGGGTCGGCCGCCGTCCTCTGCTTCGACGAGCTCCACGTCGACGACCCGGCCGACGGCATCTTCCTGCGCGAGCTGATCGAGCGGGTCGGCACCCGTGGTATCCGCCTCGTGGTCACCTCGAACGACACCCCCGACGCGTTGATGCCGAATCCGCTGTTTCACGAAACCTTCCTTCCCACAATCGAATTCATCAAACACACCTGCAGCGTCGTCGAACTGGACTCCGGGATCGACTACCGCTCGCTGAGCACACATCGGATCGGCTTCGACACCGGCCGTTGGCTCTGCCCGCCGCCCGGGCCGCCTCACCGGCCTACCCGCACCGTCACCGTCGGCAGTCGCTCGCTGCCGGCCTGGGCGGCCGACGACAACCATCTCGGCGTCGGTTTCGACGACATCTGCGGCCGGCCGCTCGGCGCCACCGACTATCTCGCCCTCGCCCGCTCCCACCGCACCTGGACCATCAGCGACGTGCCCGACCTCACCGAGGCCGACCGAGAGGCCGCCCAGCGCTTCGTCCACCTCGTCGACGTCCTCTACGACCAGGCGGTTCCGACGACCATCACCAGCACCGTCCCCCGCGAGCGGTTCGCCCGCGCCGGACGGTTGCCGACCGGCGCCGCGCGGATGCGCAGCCGACTGTCAACACTGCGCTGA
- a CDS encoding TetR/AcrR family transcriptional regulator, which produces MPRQDRRSLIADAAIGLAAAGGNHAVTHHGVDRELGLPKGSSSYYFRTREALVGAAAARLVERSREEFARVSTGVDGVLDVITDYLADLVGNRRREVLARQALLLDPTVSGPTRQLLVGCLFSADAARDLMAGRGSPDPDGDSRRLLAVLEGIAFAGVHGSVDATADTRELVARAFPALR; this is translated from the coding sequence GTGCCTCGTCAGGATCGTCGTTCACTCATCGCCGACGCCGCGATCGGTCTCGCCGCCGCCGGCGGCAACCACGCCGTCACCCACCACGGCGTCGATCGTGAACTCGGGCTCCCCAAGGGGTCGTCGTCGTACTATTTCAGGACCCGGGAAGCGCTGGTCGGCGCCGCGGCGGCTCGGTTGGTGGAGCGGTCCCGAGAGGAGTTCGCCCGTGTGTCCACCGGAGTCGACGGCGTCCTCGACGTGATCACCGACTACCTGGCCGATCTGGTCGGGAACCGCCGTCGCGAGGTGTTGGCGCGGCAGGCGCTGCTCCTCGACCCGACCGTCTCGGGTCCAACGCGCCAACTCCTCGTCGGATGTCTCTTCTCGGCCGACGCCGCTCGCGACCTGATGGCTGGCCGCGGGTCACCCGATCCCGACGGTGATTCGCGGCGGTTGCTCGCCGTGTTGGAGGGCATTGCCTTTGCCGGCGTGCACGGTTCCGTGGACGCGACAGCCGACACCCGCGAGCTGGTGGCTCGAGCGTTTCCCGCGCTGCGCTGA
- a CDS encoding crotonase/enoyl-CoA hydratase family protein, with protein MSVLVEHDGPVTTISLARPEVRNAVDGPTATALADALRGFEADDDAAVAVLTGTGGTFCAGADLTAVAEGGSRANQLSDDGDAPMGPSRMHLSKPLIAAIEGYALAGGLELALLADLRVMADDGVLGVFCRRFGVPLIDGGTVRLPRIVGHGRALDLILTGRPVYADEALSMGLVNRVVRTGTALAQAHALAHELAAFPQTCLRADRASAYGQWDLEVDAAMRAEFRGGMEVVASGETVDGAKRFHDGSGRHGTF; from the coding sequence ATGAGCGTTCTCGTCGAGCACGACGGCCCCGTCACGACGATCAGCCTGGCGCGCCCCGAGGTGCGCAACGCCGTCGACGGTCCCACCGCAACCGCCCTGGCCGACGCTCTGCGAGGCTTTGAGGCCGACGACGACGCCGCGGTCGCCGTGCTGACCGGAACCGGCGGCACCTTCTGCGCGGGAGCCGACCTCACCGCCGTCGCCGAGGGAGGGTCACGGGCGAACCAACTCTCCGACGACGGCGACGCACCGATGGGCCCGAGTCGGATGCACCTGTCCAAACCCCTGATCGCGGCGATTGAGGGCTACGCCCTCGCGGGCGGCCTCGAACTCGCCCTCCTCGCCGACCTGCGGGTGATGGCCGACGACGGGGTCCTCGGAGTCTTCTGCCGCCGGTTCGGCGTCCCGCTGATCGACGGAGGCACGGTGCGACTCCCGCGCATCGTCGGGCACGGCCGCGCACTCGACCTCATTCTCACCGGTCGTCCCGTCTACGCCGACGAGGCGCTGAGCATGGGACTGGTCAACCGCGTCGTCCGCACCGGCACCGCACTCGCGCAAGCGCACGCACTCGCCCACGAGCTCGCCGCCTTCCCCCAGACCTGTCTGCGCGCCGATCGCGCCAGCGCATACGGGCAGTGGGACCTCGAGGTCGACGCCGCGATGCGCGCCGAGTTCCGCGGCGGCATGGAGGTCGTCGCCAGCGGGGAGACCGTCGACGGGGCCAAGCGATTCCACGACGGCAGCGGCCGACACGGGACGTTCTGA
- a CDS encoding DMT family transporter, producing MAWLVLIVSGVFEAVWASALGRSEGLHRVGPTILFVVALIASMGGLAYAMRTLPTGTSYAVWVAIGAALTVAYAMVTGSEPASAVRILLILGIVGCVVGLKMVS from the coding sequence ATGGCCTGGCTGGTCTTGATCGTTTCCGGAGTCTTCGAAGCCGTGTGGGCGTCCGCCCTGGGGCGCTCGGAGGGGTTGCACCGAGTGGGACCGACGATCCTGTTCGTCGTCGCGCTCATCGCGTCCATGGGCGGGCTCGCCTATGCGATGCGCACGCTGCCCACCGGAACCAGTTACGCGGTATGGGTGGCGATCGGTGCGGCGCTCACGGTGGCCTACGCGATGGTCACCGGCAGCGAGCCCGCCTCGGCGGTGCGAATCCTGTTGATCCTCGGGATCGTCGGGTGCGTGGTCGGGCTGAAGATGGTCAGCTGA
- a CDS encoding DUF1416 domain-containing protein translates to MCAAPKQGQQLPAGVDVEKETVLTGQVTDAGGTPVPGAFVRLLDSTGEFTAEVVTSGTGDFRFFAAPGTWTIRALSSVGNGDVIVTPEGPGVHSNTITVAK, encoded by the coding sequence ATGTGTGCAGCACCCAAGCAGGGCCAGCAGTTGCCGGCCGGGGTCGACGTGGAGAAGGAGACCGTCCTGACCGGGCAGGTCACCGACGCCGGCGGCACCCCGGTTCCGGGCGCCTTCGTGCGTCTGCTCGACTCGACCGGTGAGTTCACCGCCGAGGTCGTGACCAGCGGAACCGGCGACTTCCGCTTCTTCGCTGCGCCTGGCACGTGGACGATCCGCGCGCTCAGCTCCGTCGGCAACGGCGATGTCATCGTCACGCCGGAGGGCCCGGGCGTTCACTCGAACACCATCACGGTCGCCAAGTAA
- a CDS encoding sulfurtransferase: MARTDVLVSADWAEQNLNTDKVVFVEVDEDTSAYDGGHIPGAIKLDWKEDLQDGVRRDFVDADRFSALLSERGIANDDTVVLYGGNNNWFAAYAYWYFKLYGHQDVKLIDGGRKKWELDGRPLNADAVTRPATQYQAKAADNSIRAFRDEVIAAIGTKNLVDVRSPDEFSGKILAPAHLPQEQAQQRGHVPGAINIPWSTTANEDGTFKTDEELATLYDEKGFDDSRETIAYCRIGERSSHTWFVLTELLGKKNVKNYDGSWVEYGSLVGAPVELGEGK, translated from the coding sequence ATGGCACGCACCGACGTCCTGGTCAGCGCCGACTGGGCTGAGCAGAACCTCAACACCGACAAGGTCGTCTTCGTCGAGGTCGACGAGGACACCTCCGCTTACGACGGCGGGCACATCCCCGGCGCCATCAAGCTCGACTGGAAGGAAGACCTGCAGGACGGCGTCCGTCGCGACTTCGTCGACGCAGACCGCTTCTCCGCACTCCTGTCCGAGCGCGGCATCGCCAACGACGACACCGTCGTGCTTTACGGCGGCAACAACAACTGGTTCGCCGCCTACGCGTACTGGTACTTCAAGCTCTACGGCCATCAGGACGTGAAGCTCATCGACGGCGGCCGCAAGAAGTGGGAGCTCGACGGCCGCCCGCTGAACGCGGATGCAGTGACCCGCCCGGCCACGCAGTACCAGGCCAAGGCCGCAGACAACTCGATCCGCGCCTTCCGCGACGAGGTAATCGCGGCCATCGGGACCAAGAACCTCGTCGATGTCCGCAGCCCAGACGAGTTCAGTGGCAAGATCCTGGCGCCGGCCCACCTCCCGCAGGAGCAGGCCCAGCAGCGCGGCCACGTCCCCGGCGCGATCAACATCCCGTGGTCGACCACCGCCAACGAGGATGGCACCTTCAAGACCGATGAAGAGCTCGCCACCCTCTACGACGAGAAGGGCTTCGACGACAGCCGCGAGACCATCGCCTACTGCCGCATCGGCGAGCGCTCGAGCCACACCTGGTTCGTCCTCACTGAGCTGCTCGGCAAGAAGAACGTCAAGAACTACGACGGCAGCTGGGTCGAGTACGGATCACTCGTCGGCGCGCCGGTCGAGCTCGGAGAGGGCAAGTAG
- a CDS encoding LmeA family phospholipid-binding protein, translating into MTPPVHIADSRRRLRRVAIASFALFIAAIAALVTVDTLRGARSEQGLARALLASPRIAYEPEVTLAGFPFSRSAARGDFPGLVITARGVAIDAPPALHGVPQTCATTPCHAELGVRASSVRTDSGRGWHGNTPIALTGVEAYAKLDSVNLGRMLDITDLTINTPAPPDRAGGGGPGDGLLERTSGVLLTGTVSLPPRYPSPRTDGRFPPSAHGFVGTRAKVSVTVDLSVVDGELVIVATGFYPGPEEHADDDVPADLQRAVLDRFSARVPFPRLPWGVRPTKANSAGSDILVSGKVGSMTVAPDRF; encoded by the coding sequence ATGACACCCCCAGTTCACATCGCGGACTCGCGACGCCGACTCCGACGCGTCGCGATTGCCTCATTTGCGCTGTTCATTGCGGCAATCGCGGCCTTGGTGACTGTCGACACCCTGCGTGGCGCCCGCAGCGAACAGGGGCTGGCCAGGGCGCTGCTCGCCTCCCCGCGAATCGCCTACGAGCCCGAGGTGACCCTCGCCGGGTTCCCCTTCTCGCGCTCGGCCGCGCGCGGCGATTTCCCCGGGTTGGTGATCACCGCCCGCGGCGTGGCCATCGACGCCCCACCCGCGCTGCACGGCGTCCCGCAGACCTGTGCCACCACGCCGTGCCACGCCGAACTCGGGGTGCGGGCCTCGTCGGTGCGCACCGACTCGGGCCGCGGGTGGCACGGCAACACCCCCATCGCGCTGACCGGCGTCGAGGCGTACGCGAAACTCGACTCGGTGAACCTGGGCCGCATGCTCGACATCACCGACCTGACCATCAACACCCCCGCGCCACCCGACCGGGCCGGCGGCGGCGGCCCCGGCGACGGCCTGCTGGAGCGGACGTCGGGGGTTTTGCTCACCGGGACCGTATCGCTGCCGCCGCGGTACCCGAGTCCGCGCACCGACGGCCGTTTCCCACCGTCTGCCCACGGGTTCGTCGGGACTCGCGCCAAGGTCAGCGTCACCGTCGACCTGTCGGTCGTCGACGGTGAGCTGGTCATCGTCGCCACCGGGTTCTATCCCGGACCAGAGGAGCACGCCGACGACGACGTGCCCGCCGACCTGCAGCGCGCCGTCCTCGACCGGTTCAGTGCGCGGGTGCCCTTTCCCCGACTGCCGTGGGGAGTGCGGCCGACCAAGGCGAACAGCGCCGGTAGCGACATCCTGGTGAGCGGGAAGGTCGGATCGATGACGGTCGCGCCGGACCGGTTCTGA
- a CDS encoding response regulator transcription factor, which translates to MDLLLLTSHPDPGSVLPSLSLLAHTVRDAPADVSALLTTESADAVLVDARTDLAAARNLCRLLASTASVPVVAVLTEGGLIAVNGEWNLDEFLLAGIGPAELDARLRMLTARRVAPRQDEGGTTLTLGEVTIDEETYTARLRGKPMDLTYKEFELLKYLVAHVGRVFTRAQLLHEVWGYDYFGGTRTVDVHVRRLRAKLGPDHEALIGTVRNVGYKAVRPNRGRDSDDEVDGGAAADDILDPQTV; encoded by the coding sequence ATGGACCTGTTGCTCCTGACCTCTCACCCTGACCCTGGCTCGGTCCTGCCCTCCCTATCCCTGTTGGCGCATACCGTCCGGGACGCCCCCGCCGATGTCTCGGCACTGTTGACCACCGAGTCCGCCGACGCCGTACTCGTCGACGCGCGCACCGATCTCGCCGCCGCGCGCAACCTCTGCCGGCTGTTGGCCAGCACCGCGTCGGTCCCCGTGGTGGCCGTGCTGACCGAAGGCGGGCTAATCGCCGTCAACGGTGAGTGGAACCTCGACGAGTTCCTCCTCGCCGGTATCGGGCCGGCCGAACTCGACGCCCGGCTGCGCATGCTGACCGCGCGCCGAGTCGCCCCGCGCCAAGACGAGGGCGGCACGACGCTGACCCTCGGCGAGGTCACGATCGACGAGGAGACCTATACGGCCCGGCTGCGCGGCAAGCCGATGGACCTGACGTACAAGGAGTTCGAACTCCTCAAATACCTTGTCGCCCATGTGGGCCGGGTCTTCACCCGCGCCCAGTTGCTCCACGAGGTGTGGGGCTACGACTACTTCGGCGGCACCCGGACCGTCGACGTGCACGTGCGGCGCCTGCGCGCCAAGCTCGGGCCCGACCACGAAGCGCTCATCGGAACGGTGCGCAACGTCGGGTACAAGGCGGTCCGCCCCAACCGGGGGCGCGATTCCGACGACGAGGTCGACGGCGGTGCCGCGGCCGATGACATACTCGACCCACAGACCGTGTGA